CCATATCCtgcaagtcaccacactcagatttaatgagagacaaagagagacctTCAGCTGTGCTGGATGGATGCATCGGTGAGCACGGACGATGGTTCATGTGGTGTGATGACACTTTGGTCCGCAGGCAGGCAGTTTCCCTGGTCAAGTCCAAGGACTCGGGAGATGACCTGTCTTTCCCAGAAACTGTGCTGGAAGCATTACCTAGAGAGCTCTGAAAGGAATAGGCCATAAGAGGGAGAGGCAGTGGGTGGCGGAAGGCGGGGGATGAAAATCCTGCCGCGGCTGAGAGTGGGGACTGATGAAGAGAGCTGTGGTGGCCACCCAGAGAAGGGGTGGAGGCAGACTGCTCCGATGAGTTTTTGCGTACCACTAGAGGCAGTGCTTCTGTCTGGTCTGAAGAGTTGGATACATGCATGTTGGCAAAAGTGTTCAACGGGTTGGAAATGATGACGTCGCCAAAGCACTGGAGCCGCTGATTAGTAGTATGGAAGTTGTGGTGCTCTCCATTCACAGCAAATCGTGCCTGTGGAATCTGGATAGGTGGGAAGACCTGAGGAAGCTGGTGGGAGGACTTAGAGAACATTTTGACTACAGAGTCCACTACTTGTGACATGGTGGAATTAAGTTCCTGTTTAAGAGTGTCAGCTAGCTGTTTTCCTTCAGCATGCAAGTTGGTTGGGCCTTGGCTTTTTCTTGAGTGACCATCCCTCTTTAATTTTTCATTTTCTGCCGCCATTTCCTGTTCCCTAATAAGAGCACGAGCCCGATCAAGGAAGTGTCCTGGATCTAGATCCGACATCTCATTGTCAGACCTGTCATGTGCCCTAGTATCAGCAGTTTCTGATTGCATGCTGTCTTCAGATAGGTTGCCGTCTTCATCATTCTCAGAATCTGTACTATCGTATATTTGGTAGAATTtttcctggagctgccgcagttGCTTCTGCATATCTTCCAGCTGTTGCTTCAGTTGGCGTCGTTCTTCTCTTTTTTGCTCTTTCCGGGCTGTAACCAATTGTTGAAAACTCTGTTGCTGTTGTTGGGGAAGCTTCTGCTTACGTTTGTTTTCCCTGTAGCTGTCTCTGGGACTCACAGGCTGCTGCACCCCATCTCGGTCATTATCTCCACCTCGCAATGCCACATTTGGTGAATGACTCATGCCGCGAATTATGTTCTCAACTCGGGCACGTTTAGCGCGCAGATGTTCATCGCAAAGCCGATCGACATCAAACTGGCTCATGCTCGGTCTGCTAAATGGCGACACACATTCTTGGGCACTTTCCCTTGAAGAATTGCTACAGGCATCCTCCTGGTTTGCTTCTGAGCCTGCGCTGGAGAGACCACTGGCTTGCAAATTGAGCTCTGAGCTTCCATTCTTGGTGGCATTGTTTTTTAACAGCTGGGAAATGATGGTAGCTCCAGGAAAAGGCATCATGGCATCTTCATACGAGTTTGCCCTCTTCAACAGCTTGCGGAGCACATTTGATTTGTCCCCATCTGTATGTTGAACCACTGAGCACTCAATGTCCTGATCTGAACCGTGGGGATTCATGGCACTGAATAGCTTCACTTTCGCTTTAGTAAACACCGTAGTTGTCCCTACAGTTCTCTTCACTCCAATGTCGACCCTGCGTCTTTTCGTATGTCTAGTTAAGAGGGCTATGCTGTCATGGTCAGGCATCACTGGACTGTTATTGTGCCATCTTCAAAAGCTTGTCAGCTGGGCACAGTTCGAGAATCCCGGGACCCTAGCCAATAGAACAAAAGGACGTGATGAATCATTTTCTTTAATTTCTCCAAATTTCCTGACCTCAATTCTGCATAAAGTAGAAATGTGCCAGTAATGGGATATATGGCATATCACATTTATTACAATTCACTGTGAATTCCATTTGAaatgaaacatttaaaaacatttcTGCTCTAATACTTTAAGATGGATTAAGATTTCCAAAAGCAAAAAAAATTGCTTTAGTACCAGTAACATGATGCACCTGTACAAATATCTCAAATGATTCCCTTTATCTTGAGGGAAGAAATTAATCAGTAGGTTATTGCATTTGGTTGAACTAGACCTCAAATTATTAAAAAATTCCAATCAAATAAATAGGTCTGATTACAAAAACATTGGTCTATTATATCATAACTCGGTGCTGTTACAGGTTGCATTTGTCACATCCTTTTCCATCTTTCATTGAAAAATATAGTTTACTGAAAAGTGTAAAA
The DNA window shown above is from Mustelus asterias chromosome 15, sMusAst1.hap1.1, whole genome shotgun sequence and carries:
- the prox1a gene encoding prospero homeobox protein 1a isoform X3 gives rise to the protein MPDHDSIALLTRHTKRRRVDIGVKRTVGTTTVFTKAKVKLFSAMNPHGSDQDIECSVVQHTDGDKSNVLRKLLKRANSYEDAMMPFPGATIISQLLKNNATKNGSSELNLQASGLSSAGSEANQEDACSNSSRESAQECVSPFSRPSMSQFDVDRLCDEHLRAKRARVENIIRGMSHSPNVALRGGDNDRDGVQQPVSPRDSYRENKRKQKLPQQQQQSFQQLVTARKEQKREERRQLKQQLEDMQKQLRQLQEKFYQIYDSTDSENDEDGNLSEDSMQSETADTRAHDRSDNEMSDLDPGHFLDRARALIREQEMAAENEKLKRDGHSRKSQGPTNLHAEGKQLADTLKQELNSTMSQVVDSVVKMFSKSSHQLPQVFPPIQIPQARFAVNGEHHNFHTTNQRLQCFGDVIISNPLNTFANMHVSNSSDQTEALPLVVRKNSSEQSASTPSLGGHHSSLHQSPLSAAAGFSSPAFRHPLPLPLMAYSFQSSLGNASSTVSGKDRSSPESLDLTRETACLRTKVSSHHMNHRPCSPMHPSSTAEGLSLSLIKSECGDLQDMADISPYSGNTIQEGLSPNHLKKAKLMFFYTRYPSSNMLKMFFSDVKFNRCITSQLIKWFSNFREFYYIQMEKFARQSINDGVTSTEELTVSRDSELFRALNMHYNKANDFEQVPERFLEVAQITLREFFNAIVAGKDVDPSWKKAIYKVICKLDSEVPEVFKSPNCLQELLHE
- the prox1a gene encoding prospero homeobox protein 1a isoform X2, coding for MPDHDSIALLTRHTKRRRVDIGVKRTVGTTTVFTKAKVKLFSAMNPHGSDQDIECSVVQHTDGDKSNVLRKLLKRANSYEDAMMPFPGATIISQLLKNNATKNGSSELNLQASGLSSAGSEANQEDACSNSSRESAQECVSPFSRPSMSQFDVDRLCDEHLRAKRARVENIIRGMSHSPNVALRGGDNDRDGVQQPVSPRDSYRENKRKQKLPQQQQQSFQQLVTARKEQKREERRQLKQQLEDMQKQLRQLQEKFYQIYDSTDSENDEDGNLSEDSMQSETADTRAHDRSDNEMSDLDPGHFLDRARALIREQEMAAENEKLKRDGHSRKSQGPTNLHAEGKQLADTLKQELNSTMSQVVDSVVKMFSKSSHQLPQVFPPIQIPQARFAVNGEHHNFHTTNQRLQCFGDVIISNPLNTFANMHVSNSSDQTEALPLVVRKNSSEQSASTPSLGGHHSSLHQSPLSAAAGFSSPAFRHPLPLPLMAYSFQSSLGNASSTVSGKDRSSPESLDLTRETACLRTKVSSHHMNHRPCSPMHPSSTAEGLSLSLIKSECGDLQDMADISPYSGNTIQEGLSPNHLKKAKLMFFYTRYPSSNMLKMFFSDVKFNRCITSQLIKWFSNFREFYYIQMEKFARQSINDGVTSTEELTVSRDSELFRALNMHYNKANDFESCSYSNEVQGPIPEVARTSSMHVQVPERFLEVAQITLREFFNAIVAGKDVDPSWKKAIYKVICKLDSEVPEVFKSPNCLQELLHE
- the prox1a gene encoding prospero homeobox protein 1a isoform X1 produces the protein MPDHDSIALLTRHTKRRRVDIGVKRTVGTTTVFTKAKVKLFSAMNPHGSDQDIECSVVQHTDGDKSNVLRKLLKRANSYEDAMMPFPGATIISQLLKNNATKNGSSELNLQASGLSSAGSEANQEDACSNSSRESAQECVSPFSRPSMSQFDVDRLCDEHLRAKRARVENIIRGMSHSPNVALRGGDNDRDGVQQPVSPRDSYRENKRKQKLPQQQQQSFQQLVTARKEQKREERRQLKQQLEDMQKQLRQLQEKFYQIYDSTDSENDEDGNLSEDSMQSETADTRAHDRSDNEMSDLDPGHFLDRARALIREQEMAAENEKLKRDGHSRKSQGPTNLHAEGKQLADTLKQELNSTMSQVVDSVVKMFSKSSHQLPQVFPPIQIPQARFAVNGEHHNFHTTNQRLQCFGDVIISNPLNTFANMHVSNSSDQTEALPLVVRKNSSEQSASTPSLGGHHSSLHQSPLSAAAGFSSPAFRHPLPLPLMAYSFQSSLGNASSTVSGKDRSSPESLDLTRETACLRTKVSSHHMNHRPCSPMHPSSTAEGLSLSLIKSECGDLQDMADISPYSGNTIQEGLSPNHLKKAKLMFFYTRYPSSNMLKMFFSDVKFNRCITSQLIKWFSNFREFYYIQMEKFARQSINDGVTSTEELTVSRDSELFRALNMHYNKANDFESCSYSNEVQGPIPEVARTSSMHVQQVPERFLEVAQITLREFFNAIVAGKDVDPSWKKAIYKVICKLDSEVPEVFKSPNCLQELLHE